DNA sequence from the Thermovirga sp. genome:
CCCATGGGCCGGATCAGGCAGTGGGGGCTTGTGCCTACCAGGTCCCCCCTCCCGGCCGACTTCAGGGCCTCCTCGACCAGCCTCCTGTTGGTCGGCGATCGGTACTGCAGCAGCGCCCTCTGGAGTTTCCTCTCGTGGGCCGACCGAGGGACGTAGACCTCCTCGCCGGTCAGGGGGTCCAGGCCGGTGTAGAACATGCAGGTCGAAAGGGTTCCCGGCGTGGGGATGAAGTCCTGCACCTGTTCGGGGTGATACCCGATTTCCTTCAGAAACAGGGCCAGCTCCACGGCGTCGGCCAGGGTGGAGCCTGGGTGGCTTGACATCAGGTAGGGGACGAGGTACTGCTCCTTGCCCAGCTTCCTGTTGGCCCTGTCGAATTCTCCCTTGAACTCCAGGAAGATTTCCTTTCCTGGTTTCTTCATCAGCCGAAGAACCTCGGTGGATATGTGCTCGGGAGCCACCTTGAGCTGGCCGCTGACGTGGTGTTCGCAAAGGTCCTCGATGAGCTTCGGGTCACGGGCGGCCAGGAGGTGGTCGTAGCGGATGCCGGAGCGCACGAAGACCTTCTTCACCCCCGGGAGGGAGCGGACCTTCTTCAAAAGTTCGAAATAGCCCTCCTGGTTCGCCTCCAGGGCGGGGCAGGGTTCCGGCCAGAGGCAGTCCCTGTCGGGGCAGGAGCCCCGGGTGAACTGGGCTGCGCAGGCGGGTGAGTGGAAGTTGGCCGTTGGCCCCCCCACGTCGTGGATGTAACCATTGAAATCGGGTAACCTCGCCAGGAGCCTGGCCTCCCTCAGGATAGAGGCATCGCTCCTGGCCTGGATAATTCTTCCCTGGTGAGAGGATATGGAGCAGAAGGAGCAACTGCCGAAGCAACCCCGGTGGGCTGTTATGCTGAACCGGACCTCCTCGATGGAGGGGACGCCTCCCCTTTCGTCGTACATGGGGTGGGGTTTCCTCCTGTAGGGGAGTTCATAGACCCAGTCCATCTCCTCCGTGGAAAGGGGCATCGAGGGCGGGTTCTGCACCACGTACCAGGCTCCCTGATCCTGGACGACGGGGCGCCCCCTGAAGGGGTCCTGTTCCCTGTGCTGGAACCGAAAGGCCTCGGCGAAGGCCCCACGGTCGCTGGTTACCACCTCGAAGGGGGGCAAAACGACTGCTTCCGGGGGGAGGCTCTCCGCCTTCGAGCGATAACAGGTTCCCCGGACATCCCTGATCCGGTCTGGGGGAGTACCTCCCGAAAGAGCCTCGGCGATCTCGAGGATAGGCTTTTCTCCCATGCCGAAAACGAGGAGGTCGGCCTTGCTGTCCACGAGGATGGACCTCCTGACGCTGTCGGACCAATAGTCATAGTGGGCGAACCTCCTAAGGCTCGCCTCGA
Encoded proteins:
- a CDS encoding YgiQ family radical SAM protein, with protein sequence GDAYVDHPSFANAVIPRVLEGKGYRVGVIAQPDWRSLEDFLVFGRPRLGALVSAGNLDSMLSHFTAAKKPRRDDPYSPGGRAGGRPQRATVVYCNRAREAWKDVPLIIGGVEASLRRFAHYDYWSDSVRRSILVDSKADLLVFGMGEKPILEIAEALSGGTPPDRIRDVRGTCYRSKAESLPPEAVVLPPFEVVTSDRGAFAEAFRFQHREQDPFRGRPVVQDQGAWYVVQNPPSMPLSTEEMDWVYELPYRRKPHPMYDERGGVPSIEEVRFSITAHRGCFGSCSFCSISSHQGRIIQARSDASILREARLLARLPDFNGYIHDVGGPTANFHSPACAAQFTRGSCPDRDCLWPEPCPALEANQEGYFELLKKVRSLPGVKKVFVRSGIRYDHLLAARDPKLIEDLCEHHVSGQLKVAPEHISTEVLRLMKKPGKEIFLEFKGEFDRANRKLGKEQYLVPYLMSSHPGSTLADAVELALFLKEIGYHPEQVQDFIPTPGTLSTCMFYTGLDPLTGEEVYVPRSAHERKLQRALLQYRSPTNRRLVEEALKSAGRGDLVGTSPHCLIRPMGRGIRNKGRYRKKARPRVSRGGGKR